The Magnolia sinica isolate HGM2019 chromosome 9, MsV1, whole genome shotgun sequence genome contains a region encoding:
- the LOC131254850 gene encoding glycerol kinase → MSNGEGFIGSIDQGTTSTRFIIYDRSSRVVGSHQVEFTQYYPEAGWVEHDPIEILESVRVCIMKAIDKATASGHNVDGGLKAIGLTNQRETIVLWSKSTGLPLYNAIVWMDVRTSSICRRLEKDLSGGRTHFVETCGLPISTYFSALKLLWLLESVDGIKEAVESGDVLFGTVDTWLIWNLTGGCGCEDENKNMVTGLHVTDCSNASRTMLMNLKTLDWDKSTLDALGIPIKILPKIISNSEVIGKITSGWPIAGVPIAGCLGDQHAAMLGQACRKGEAKSTYGTGAFILLNTGDEPVKSTHGLLTTIAYKLGPNAPTNYALEGSIAIAGAAVQWLRDSLGIISSASEIEHLAETVENTGGVYFVPAFNGLFAPWWRDDARGVCLGITRFTEKGHIARAVLESMCFQVNDVIESMQKDSGVNRNSEAEKKEFLLRVDGGATVNNLLMQIQANLLGSPVVRPADIETTALGAAYAAGLACGFWTVDEIFAQKTEKSAIFQPKMAEEQRKKKSDSWCKAVSRTFDLADLSI, encoded by the exons atgtcaAATGGGGAGGGTTTCATCGGGTCGATCGATCAAGGAACGACGAGCACCAGATTTATCATCTACGATCGAAGTTCTCGAGTCGTTGGCTCTCATCAGGTTGAATTCACACAGTACTATCCCGAAGCAGG ATGGGTAGAGCACGATCCAATCGAAATTCTCGAGAGCGTTCGAGTTTGCATTATGAAGGCTATCGATAAGGCGACTGCGAGCGGGCACAACGTTGATGGAGGATTGAAGGCTATTGGTCTTACTAATCAGAGAGAGACTATAGTGCTTTGGAGCAAATCTACTGGTTTGCCTCTTTATAATGCTATCGTTTGGATGGATGTTAGAACGAGTTCCATTTGCAG GAGGTTGGAGAAGGATTTATCAGGGGGAAGGACCCATTTTGTAGAAACGTGTGGCTTGCCTATCAGTACTTATTTTAGTGCCCTTAAGCTGTTATGGTTGCTAGAATCGGTTGATGGTATTAAAGAAGCTGTGGAATCAGGGGATGTTCTGTTTGGTACTGTAGATACATGGTTGATTTGGAATCTAACTGGAGGTTGTGGCTGTgaagatgaaaataaaaatatggtGACTGGACTGCATGTTACAGATTGCTCCAATGCATCTAGAACTATGCTAATGAATCTCAAAACCCTTGACTGGGATAAATCCACATTAGATGCCTTAGGAATACCCATTAAAATTTTGCCTAAGATCATTAGTAATTCGGAGGTTATTGGCAAGATCACGAGTGGGTGGCCGATTGCAGGTGTCCCAATCGCCGGTTGCCTTGGCGATCAACATGCTGCGATGCTTGGGCAGGCATGTCGGAAGGGTGAGGCCAAGAGCACTTATGGGACGGGTGCATTTATACTACTCAATACTGGCGATGAGCCTGTGAAGTCCACACATGGGTTGCTTACCACCATTGCATACAAGCTCGGTCCCAATGCCCCGACGAATTATGCTTTGGAAGGGTCAATTGCTATAGCTGGCGCAGCTGTTCAATGGCTGAGGGATAGTCTTGGAATAATTTCTTCTGCGAGCGAGATCGAGCACTTGGCGGAGACAGTTGAGAATACAGGTGGGGTATATTTTGTGCCAGCTTTTAATGGGTTGTTTGCACCGTGGTGGCGTGATGATGCACGTGGAGTTTGTCTAGGGATTACGCGGTTTACGGAAAAAGGTCACATTGCACGTGCGGTGCTTGAGAGCATGTGTTTTCAGGTGAATGATGTGATTGAGTCAATGCAGAAGGACTCAGGGGTTAATCGGAATTCTGAAGCTGAGAAGAAAGAGTTCTTGCTGAGGGTAGATGGGGGTGCCACAGTGAACAACCTTTTGATGCAGATACAG GCGAACTTATTGGGTAGTCCTGTGGTCAGGCCAGCCGACATAGAGACAACCGCCCTCGGAGCTGCATATGCTGCTGGATTGGCTTGTGGATTTTGGACAGTAGATGAGATTTTTGCACAGAAGACTGAAAAAAGTGCCATTTTCCAGCCCAAAATGGCTGAGGAGCAGCGAAAAAAGAAGTCGGATTCATGGTGCAAGGCCGTGTCTAGAACTTTCGATTTGGCTGACCTATCCATCTAG